The Triticum aestivum cultivar Chinese Spring chromosome 5A, IWGSC CS RefSeq v2.1, whole genome shotgun sequence genomic sequence TCCCAAATTCACATATGCAGTGTCACTTTGTTTAAGCATACAATTATGAATCAATTTTGTTATTGTTGTAGATTAACCATTGTCTTTGCACAGATTGAAGCTTTGATCTGAATTAGCAGAAGTAAAAAGTTGCAGGTAAGATGCTCCGTGTGTAGTTTATATATTAAGTACCAGATGGCATTCTGTGAGATATATGTACATACATAATTATGGATATTTTCATTGCGACATGAAACCTGGTAATTTGGTAGACTATATTATGCCCCAATGCCTATAATATGACAAAATTTACGTACAGTTATTTTCTTTCAGAAAATCTGTTAGTGACGACTAACGAATGGTATTGTACAAATTGTCGACTTTGGGACGGCAAGAGTAGTATGTTCCGCTCCTCCTTACACAGATTATGTTTCCAGCAGGGtaagtttctgtatgaaaaggtCATTTTACTCTTTTGTGTATATGTACCAAAAAGGCTAAAACTGACATGTTGTTTCAAGGTATCGTGCTTCAGAGATACTACTGAAAGCTTCAGCTTACACACCTATATATTTTGCATGGCAATTGTATTTGATGATCCATGTACAGATGCCCATAGACGATTTACTATTCAGTTCTAATATGATAGTGACAAAGTTTTTTGATATATAACCGTCATTTATTACATATTAAAAGGGTTACAATTTCTTATCAGTCATCACTATATATCAAGTACATGTTTGACTCCAAAGGGTTACACTATTTTTTGACCTGCACATCTTAAGGTTATGCTGGAAATTTATGTTTATCAGAGTGATCACTATATCGGGTATATCTTTGACTCCAAAGGGTTGCAATTTGTTTGACCTACATATCCTGAGTAATGCTGGAAATTTATCTTAGATTTTCCATTAACTACAGTATGTTGATTACCCATTTGTTAAATGGCTTTTGTTGCAGGGAAATTGTTAATATCTATCTAGCATCACATATTTATTTGTTGTTTTGTTCTAAGGCCGAGCTTTGGGAAGAGAGTAAATACAAGTTATTAGATTTATGGTCTATTGTAAACTAGTGATTGGGGACCTTCAGTGCGGTATCACAATCTTCCATTACTTCTCGGTTAATCTTCCACAtattatttatttttcatttcagTCTAAAGCCGAGCTTTAGGAAGAGAGTAAATACAAGCTATTAGATTTGTAGTCTATTGTTAATTTGGACCTTCGGTGTGGTATGACAATCTTTCAACCATTCTTGGTTAATCTTTCGTAGGTCCTTTCACCTTGAAAGGCAGAAATATATTGCTTCCATTCCTTTCCTTTCAATGGTAATCTTCATGAATAATCCCTTCCCTGTTGATGTAAAGTCCAAGACGGTCATTGGGACCTTCTAGAAATATGATGTGTATAGTGTTATATTCTGATGCAAGTTTTACTGTAACTCATGCACTACTGATTATCATGTTAGTCGTGCACTTAGTATTGTGGCAAGTAAAATAAAAATATTTCTGGCTGATCTTCTTTCATTACAACTGATCTATTTACCATGCCACATATTTTAAAATGTGTTATTATGGCATGATGTACTATCCTTTTTCTTACCTCGAGCCATTTCATGTCTACACAAATGCAACTTTTGTCTCAGTTCATTGTAGAAAAAATTACTCCAACAAGTCTCCGCGGCAATGTGCGGGGTTTCTTCTAGTTCTACTCGTACTCGGATCCAGGCCGAACAGAattgggctttaggatccgtgcgaggcccaagtgttgatccCGCTACggatgcctatatatagtggaggtgcggcacactcattcgGTTGATCGCTTTGGCGCCGTCACTAaggctttgcatgtgttgcaagtagccacctccactcgctgccggcAGTGTGATCGGAACTAGCAGTCCGCCGCAtagtgttcctcctgcacgcgcgaataccgttagaggtggtgcacttcCGCCTTTCCGGTGAACCAGTACGTGGGATCCGATGACCAGTTGTTCGAGGAAGATCGGACGAGGTGACGATTCGCGCAGACGCACTGCCACAACTTTATTTCCGCTGCATggcactgcacgtctagtggtaacgatctgtgatccatctctgttagcatgttcctggatgttctgcgggtaggaaattttaatttgcagtcgtcACACCCTATCATAAATCCCAACAATTGCATGCAGGGAGGATCTTTCTTTGGTGCAAGATTTTGGCATGTTACACCTCCAAGTTGCTTTGGATTGAAACAGATGGTACATCATATACATCAAAAATCTGAAGGGGACTATGGTATTATCATTCAAGAGATTTTAGATACTTCTCATTCCTTTGCATGTTGTTATTTATCTTTTGAACCTCGAGTTGCGAATTATGAAGTTCACAAGCTAGCTAGGTATGGTGTTTCCCTCCCTGTGGGGAGGCATTTGTGGCTGGGTACAGCGCATGACCCAGTTGTAATTCCCGCAAACATTTTAGCTAATCAATAAAGGCCtagcaatcttttcacaaaaaaacCAAGATTTGTCCGGCTCCATGGAGGGAGGGGCAATGAtggtggcgcgccttcggctcgtttaagtTTTTGTAGCTGTCGCTATGTGATCTATGAATCTGGTTGTAATTTTTTCTAATTTCTACTATTCACTGTACTATCATGATtgatgatgaatagattgaaagttttcccgCAACAAAAAAACTACCAAGtggctcaagaagtagcaaggaccaaatcctagtctatcctatacttcgTAATAATCATATATTCAATATCCCCCCGCAGTTACAACATTAGCGACGTAGACGAGGAGaatggagaagaatccgaaggtaagtcgacggaccccccccccctagtcgTAACGGTCAATGCAGCGCGGAAGTCGTTGCTGGAGTtgaaaccaacgaggttgctcaagcaaggcggtagccctttgtgccgtttgtcgatgtagccgagagcgtgggtggtgtagCCATGATTGAGGTAGCCGTGCGAAAAATGTCGTGGtcaatgtcgagtcggggtagccggtgtcgaggaagtcgtcgtGGAGTCGCAGGCGCAAGGAGGCGCTGAGTTAGTCATGGGCATAGTGGTGTcaaagtagtggtgcgccggaaaGAAGGTGTTGTTGACGACGCGTTGCGCCGGGTTTGTCAAGCCCCGGAACACATCGTGGATGAAGGCaaacatcggtgttgccagcaccgagtATGTGTAGACGGACGAATGCGAAGTTGATGAAGCGTCGACCAGGCTTGTCAGGCTCGGGGAcatgtcgtggatgaaggcacacatCGGTGTTGCCGGCACCGGGTATGCGGAGACAAGGGACCTATCATGTTAGATGAGATAGAGAGAGATTGGTGAAATCGTTGTTTGTATTGCTTAaacctcgtgggcatatatatatatatatatatatatatatatatatatatatatatatatatatatatatatatatatatatatatatatatatagtaggtcTCCGCTTAGTGGTTTCTTACTCGGTCTCCTCATCTGAATAGATGGTCGCACGCTTCAACTAGAATCCAAACCATAGTAGAACGGGGGCTCAAAAGGAAACTTCAGAGCTGGAATATATAATCTCCAGTAGTACACTTAGCCCTTCGGCCTTATTTCAACTTGAACATGAATTTGCAGCACATTTTGGCGTTATTATATTAACATAAGCATTGAACACTGACGGCTAGCCCATACATGCAAACACAAGAAATCAAACCAAACAAAGACACTTAGCATAGGAGTAGATTGGAATCAAACTAAGACAAAGAACACCTGACATGAAAACAAATGTCTCCAGACACTTATTGAATTTAAACCAACCTTAGAAAACTAAAAAGAGTCTACGGACTCTTCTATTCTAGCGAGATGCTAGACGAATAAAGAGCACTTGCTGCTCCACCCGCAGCGCTTCCTGCCTCTCCTCCAAACCCTCTATGCGCTCTCTGGTAGCGCGAATGCGCGCTTCTTTCTTTGCAGGATCCATTGTTCGAACACTTCTCAACTGGTTGTTTAGCACTCTACGGTGCCCTTCAATCTCATTTTTCAGTTGCTCCGTTTCGGTAGAAATTGCAGAAAGCCTGTTTGCGGTTGCAGCATCCATAGCAATGCGTGCTAGTACTCAATTTCTTTGTGATGAAGTGAAGATATCTATATACCATTTATAGAGTGGTAGAGTAATAGCGTCCAATAAGAGTTTCCGAGAGTTACTTTATTCAAATTCTCTCCTTTCCAAAGCTCCACAAGGAAAAAAGAGTAATAGGACAACAATATTGCTTTCATTTATTTTGAGTTCTTTCTTTGTTGAGATGGAAATCGACGTTCTTTTGAAAAGGGCTAGGTAGTTTGTGCGCAGGCAAAACTTTTCATGAAAGGTCAAAAATAGACTTGGATTTCATGGGTTTCTTAATGACTAGTCGTTCGTTTGAAGCCTTAAGAAACCGGCAGAGAAAGCGGCAGTTTTTTTTTCGAATGACCTTATTTCGAGAATCAACTAACCGACAAATCCGTAGCCCAGGTGATTCGCTGCCTCCCTCTCGCCAAAATGGGATGAATCTTCTCATGCAGCTTTTTGATTATTCAGGGCGCAGCGAAGCCAATTTCCATCAAGGCAAGGGGGTAAATAAGGGGGAAGAGGAGTTGTACCGATAGAAAAGAGAAATGACTATAAGGAACCAACGATTCTCTCTTCTTAAACAACCTATATACTCCACACTTAACCAGCATTTGATAGATTATCCAACCCCGAGCAATCTTAGTTATTGGTGGGGGTTCGGTTTGTTAGCAGGTATTTGTTTAGTCATTCAGATAGTGACTGGCGTTTTTTTAGCTATGCATCACACACCTCATGTGGATCTAGCTTTCAACAGCATAGAACACATTATGAGAGATGTTGAAGGGGGCTGGTTGCTCCGTTATATGCATGCTAATGGGGCAAGTATGTTTCTCATTGTGGTTCACCTTCATATTTTTCGTGGTCTATATCATGCGAGTTATAGTAGTCCTAGGGAATTTTTTCGGTGTCTCGGAGTTGTCATATTCCTATTAATGATTGTGACAGCTTTTATAGGATACGTACCACCTTGGGGTCAGATGAGCTTTTGGGGAGCAACAGTAATTACAAGCTTAGCTAGCGCCATACCAGTAGTAGGAGATACCATAGTGACTTGGCTTTGGGGTGGTTTCTCCGTGGACAATGCCACCTTAAATCATTTTTTTAGTCTCCATCATTTACTCCACCTTAAATCGTTTTTTTAGTCTCCATCAAATAATCCATTGGGTGTACATTCTGAGATGGATAAAATTGCTTCTTACCCTTATTTTTATGTAAAGGATCTTGTAGGTCGGGTAGCTTCTGCTATCTTTTTTCCATTTGGATTTTTTTTGCTCCTAATGTTTTGGGGCATCCCGACAATTATATGCCTGCTAATCCGATGCCCACCCCGCCTCATATTGTGCCGGAATGGTATTTCCTACCGATCCATGCCATTCTTCGCAGTATACCTGACAAAGCGGGAGGTGTAGCCGCAATAGCACTAGTTTTTATATCTCTCTTGGCTTTACCTTTTTTTAAAGAAATGTATGTGCGTAGTTCAAGTTTTCGACCGATTCACCAAGGAATATTTTGGTTGCTTTTGGCGGATTGCTTACTACTAGGTTGGATCGGATGTCAACCTGTGGAGGCACCATTTGTTACTATTAGACAAATTCCTTctgtctttttcttcttgttctttgcCATAACGCCCATTCCAGGACGAGTTGGAAGAGGAATTCCAAAATATTACACGGATGAGACTCATCGCACCGGATCCTTTTCTCCTTTTGGCCATAGCCATATAATGAACAGGACTATTTCTCCTTTTGGCCATAGCCATAGAAGAAGCTTCTCCTCCGGAGCGGGGGGACCGCCTGACAATTACAAAGAAACCTTTAAGGGGTGGCTTTTGTGCTCGGAATATAAAGATTTCCCTGGTTTAGAGTGCAAGATAGACTCACTTGTTTCATTCCCGGAACCTGAGGAGATCCTATTCATGGTGCACACGTTCCCCCGGGACTTTTCTCTGCTCGAGATCTTGGAACCGGGGGATATCCGCAATATAATTGCTCACTCGCGCAAGCAGTGGAAGCCACCCAAAGCGGAGGGAGGGGAATCTAAGGATTCCTATAACCCTGCTTATATAGATTTTTTAAGAGCTCGTTTAGGGTTTTTCCCGGGTTTGGTACCAAATCTGGATAAACTCCTTTCGGTTCTTAAACCTGAGGAAATTCTATTTCTGGCTTTTCGCTTCCCGCGGGATGCGAACATGTTTAAATTTCCCCTAAAGAAGATCGAAGATATGATTCAAGAAGCAATGGCTAAAGAGGAGGAAAACAGAGAAAAGCCTCCGGTGGAAGGTTGTGAAGACCGTCATTTGATGGAGGAGGAAAACAGAGAAAAGCCTCCGGTGGAAGGTTGTGAAGACCGTCGTATGACGGAGGAGGAAAGGACAAAATTGCTTTAAGCATTTTCTTTCCTATGGGATAAAAAACAATGAATTGGAACTATTGAGTGGTGTAGGTATCCATCTTAGCAAATAGAGATACCGAGGCCCACCAACCTACTACTTGTTGGTTTGGTGGGGAAAGAGGAGTGGGTATGAGGGCTTCTTTCACTTTTTTAGGCTAGTTTACATCATTCCACATGATGATTTGCTAATTGTTTTATGATCCTTGACTAGCTATATAGACCCTAGGAACTTGCATGTGCTATTACTGCTGTATAAAGGAAAGGTGGCTCACGTTACCACTCTCCCCTATTCCTACAGGAAGGAAGAGTCCATCAAATGCAAGTCGCTACCAGTTTCCTATTTTGGATGAATACCATCGCACCATTTGACCTCGAAGTAACGAGTACTCAAGGAATCCTCTGGAATTCCAGTCATGATGATCAGGTACCCGGAGTACATCACCCTCATCaggaagaaaagagagagaagtggAGTAAAATGGATTCAAATGCCGCATTGCAAGTGAACAAAAGAAACCAGtggaaatagaaagagaatgaacaaGTGTATCAATTCATGAGTTAAGGAATACTATTGGGAAGATTGGGTGACTAATATCCTGAGAAAACGATCTCTTGCTTCCCTTGAAACATGCTGAGAGGACCATTTCGATTAGTGAGAAGCTCAGTTCATGGGTCATGACGACAGATCATATCGTGTACCAGTGCACTGTTCTTTAGAGATCTATGTTCAGTGAACAAGAATGTAGTGAGGGGTGCTACTTTAGTGTTATTCCTAGACTGATGAAGTGAAGACTTTAGGCCTCGCTAATAGTGGACCAACTGAGaatgtttgtttctcttttctgtAGATATCTCAATATTCCTTGAAAGCCTTATGAATGGTGGCGAGGATGTGGAAGAGCTAGTCATATAGTCCTTGAAGCTTGATTCCTTTTATCGGTTAGCAAGGAGTTTGAAGCTTGAGTACTTTCATTCAGCTTTCGTTCCTGTGGAATGAAGTTGGTTCAGAGGTCTCAAGTAGATCTTCTCAGACAGCGAGTAATATCTCTACTACACTTTCCTTCCACTTTATGTTGAGCAAGTTCACCTGTTAGCTTTCCCGCCAAAGGACAGCAAGCCAGTAATGTGAATCATCATAGTTTCTGTTTTCAGACAAGTACAAGCGTCCACCTTTATCATATTAGCAAATAGCTGATCTTAAGAGATCTCAAATAAGGGACATACTTTTGCGTATTTCCGAATGGAGCAGAATAGTCATTCAACTGATGCTTTGAAAGTATTAAACGAGGCGATGTGTTTATCTGTCTTTCCTCATTGCATTCCTATACTTTCCTGCTTAGTATCAAAACCATGTGATGGTACACTATTTTGGCTATAACTTGATTTCTCTAACAACTCAATATGACTTTCTTTTTCGTGTTGAGAAACATGTTCGGATGCAACTTTCATTGAAAAATAAGCATAATGAATTAACTGGCCAGTGGAATTTTATGAAATGAGGGCTCTCGGGAAAGCAAGACTTAAGGAAGGTAGGCAATTTCATACCAAGAAGAGCATTTAAGAACATCTCATAAGCAATTCCAAGTGGCAGAGATGACTCAAGGGACCTCGTCAGATAAGCATATCCTATGGTAAATGTGGTACCTGGTCCAGTCAACTTGGAAGTAGAAACTGACCACTAGTGGGTGTCAATTAAAAAGTCACTCTGTGGCTAACGCTTCTACTGCTATCGGCAGGGCTTAGTCTCTCGTGGTTCATTTCCACCGGAGAGCATCTGTTTGAATAATTAGTGTATATAGTTGATCACTCTAATGACAACGGATTCGATTCGCAAATTTCTCATGATAGACCGAAGGAAAGGTTAGCGACTGCTCTCCCTACGGAATCTCTAGTAGAGCCATTGCATAGCTGGCAGACACGATGGGCTCAGGGTTTCGACTGCTGTTCATTCCGATCTTAGGTCTCGCTCAGCGAATTCAGAAGGGTTGGGTCCTTTGTCAATGACTTACTTTCCTAGTAGCAGAGATGCAAGAATAACTACTTTCTTCTGCTAGGCGTTTCTTTGTTGCCAGCTGAGAAATAATACTCGTTTTTTTCAGATGAGGGGGAGTGTCTTTGTTTGTTCAACGTGCAGATCCGGGAGGAAGGGGCGGGACTTGTTGTTCGGGCAGTCTAGTTTTGTTTTTGTTTGGTGCCAGTGTCCCAGTGAAGGAAGTAGGGCTTGCTGTTCCAAcaaccgctctcttctctctccgcTCCCTGATGTCTTCTCTTTGTCTTCGGTATAGTATATTTTTTTTTGATTCAGATTCACTCATAACTATAAGAAGAGTGTGGGATGGAGGAATGGATTACGGAAGGAGACAGATTCCTTATAAAATGGATTAAGGTGGGTTTCGGAAGGAGCAAGGCTCGTTTCATTATCGAATATCGTGTAGAACTCACTTGCCCTGCCTTTTGCTAGGAGAGTGTAGTTCGAGCATTCTATTGTGTGCTCGATCCGTGATACGCAAAGCAATCTCCTGTTTACTATTGATCTAATGACAGTTGATTGAGACTTGCCATTGTCGTCTTTCGAAAGCGAACTCTTATCTGGTTGCACTCGGGTTCTCCTGTCGACTTGTTTTTCAATAGTAAATCAGAGGCAGTATGCCCTATTTGAAAACATGCAATGAGGGTACGAGCAACACTCCCCAAACTTGGCATGACTCATCGCCATCTTGTATTCATGATCTTACCTATATTGGTCACAAATGCATAGCATAGGATCGAGTGGATCGGCACCCAATAGGCCAGATTTTCCTATCTTTGATGTTAGAAGTGATTCCAATCTATTTTTCTATAGTGATAGTTCACACATTAGCAATTAGCACTGCCTCAAAGCAAACATAGGAACTAGGGAGTTCATCGAGAGAAAGTCCCTTTAGTTTCGTACTTCCCTGTTTCGGATTTGTATATGTCTTTAATCGCAATAGTTGTAGAGAAATCCCTCAATCACGGGACAATCTTCCAGGGCAAAGGTACTTCCAAAGCTCAGAAGGATCATCTATGCATGAAAGGAATGAAACAAATTCCATAGAAAAAATAGGAAAATCCCCACCGAGATCGGTACCTATCTAGATCCCCAGCTTCGACAACAAAACTCCTTCGCATTTTGCGACCATTCCCGCGAGGACTACGATTCGGATTATCTAATGTCATCCCCAAACAGAATTACACCTCTTAAGAGAAACTATGCCCAATATACCATTTAAAACAGATATTATTGTGGATTCCCTCTCCTTGTGGGCTGGACTCCTTTTTACATGGACAGACAGGAAAGCGGAATCTGAGAATTAGCTGGAACATACTCACCTTAGCTTTGAACGACTATATCCCCTCTTCTATCTACATATGGATATATATGGTCTTTAATAAAGGAAGATGATTTTAGCCGAGGACTAACACAGCTTCCATTTTGCAGCACATCTCTCAGTGGGAATAGCATCATCCATGACTTCAGGCACAGCTAGCTACGGGTAAGCACAAAAGGTAATGACGAGAGGGCCGTCCTATGTACCCTGAAAGAGAAACTATGTGATAGAAGCCAGCTTTCCCTCTCTTCTATCCCACCTAACCACTTCGGGTATCAGTGGCCTCGTGATCTCCATGAACAGAGATCACTACACAAAAACAACTATATGAAAAACTTGCTTGCTTCTTCGAATCTCGAAATAACAGAACATATAGAAAGTGTTTTTGTGATGAGACCATTCTCTTCGGGGAACCTATAGAAAGATTATCAGACGGCTTTCATGATATTATGCTTCCTTGCCCGTGTGGAACATGTGTGAGCATTATGTTTTTCCAACAAGTGATCCGACTGGAAGAAGTGTTATATGAGGACTTCGAGATCAAATAGAGAATCTGTCTCTCCATTCCTCGTGAGCCACTTATTTCTCCGAAATCAGAGATCAGAGTGATTTTCCTCCTTTTTCCCAAATAGTCGACGGTCTTACACCATTGGGATACTTCGGATAAACTGGAGTACATATATGAGAGACCGGTGCTAAAACCTTTTCTCGAGATATCTTCCAGATTCTTAGGGTCCTTGCTCCGGATCTCGCCCCCCCGGTGCGAAAGCAGTTGGTTCCGTAGTTTGAGAATTCTACTAATTCCAAGTATTCCATTATTATTATTAAATAAGAGAATATAAAAAGTAAAGAGGAGAAGACATAACCAGCAGAATTGTGAGAAATAAGTTAATTTATCAAGTTGAGGCATTTTGATTTGGATTtcaaataagaaagaaaaaaaggatttTGTGAAATTTAGGAGTCGTTAGAAAGCATCAAGAGGGAAGAACTCAGATAGAAAGGCAGGCGAAGTTGGCGGCCAACCTAATCCCCCTCCCAGTCGTACCCTTGTGCATCCCCTTCGTAAACGATTTCCACTGGATCTGGAGATTCCCCGGGTCCCCCCGAATCGTCATCTTCGGACCCTAAATCATCATCCCACCTTTTACGCTTCCTCGAAGAAGACGGGCCTGCCTCGTTCGCCCCATCATTTGCTTTTGTGCTTTCAGGGGATCCCGTGGAATGAGCCTCCTGCTCTTTTGCAGGCGCATCGGGGTCGGGAGAATCTGGTTCACCGAGCTCGGCGCGGCGAAACCGCTTCGCTAGATTGGTGGCTGTTGTGACGAATTCGCTTGCGTCCCCGGCTTCCATATAATCAGAGAAGATTTGTTGAAGAGTATCTCCTCCCTCACTATTCCACAATATAAGATTTTCAGTGAACGATCGCGCAGACTCACCCTCCTCTAAAGGAAGAGGAGTGCCTACTTCGTTAAATATTCTTTCAACCTTGGAAGTCAACTCTGAAATCATGTCTTCGGGATGGGCGGCGTGCGCCATTTCCTGCTGGAGGTATGGTAGTCCGCCAACGGGAGGTTGGTCTATGGGAAAGTCACCCTCGTTAGGAGCATTGGTCATGACGAGAACATTGAGATCCGCGACATTCTCATTCCCAAGATGAAAGGCTATTCCTTGAACTCCGAATAAGACAACTAATGCCATTATTAGTACTGGCAATGCAAGACCAAACGATGGTATAGCAATGAACAAAAGAATGACACTTGGAAATAATGCACGAAGAATCATTGGAATTTCCCATCTTTTTCAGCTCTGCTCCCgaaaagagaaaggaaaggagACTGATCTTGACGTCGGCGTTGGTTTTTCCAACGAAACAAGAAGTTTTGGATTGGTCTTTCTCATTTGGACACCCTCACCTTTCTTAGGACTATCAAGCCTTCTCGAATTAGGTCTATGGTAGAAGCTTTGAACGTAGACCCGGATACAAATCTTTCACTCACTGAAAAGTGAAAACCTGTGACTATATCGTCCTGAAGACGGATGCGGCGGGAAGAAGTGGCATTCAGAAGTGTTGCTGACTTTACATTTAGGTTTCAGCATAACAAAGCTTGCACTGTCTTTTCACACTTAGGCGCACATCGTGCCGTTGGTAATGATTCTACTACGGTGCTGCAAATTCGCAAGCTGATCCTAAGTAATCATTGTTGTTCATTGGATTCCTCCAGAATTACTTCGTTAGGATTGAAGAATTGCTGCAATGCTTCCTGAATAGACTCGGTTCTCCCGTCGAGAGTTTCTTTGAAAGTCTTACCTAAACTCTTCCGACTGAATATGAGAAAGCCTATAAAACAACGAGCTACTATCATTTCTTCGGACTTGATGCACAAATAGATGGAATAGCAACAAATAGCATATTTCTATCCTTCATATCCGTAGAAAGAAATCTCATCTCCAGGTAACTCCATCTTTTTCAGCTCTGCTCGCTCACTTTTGAAAGGAAAGGAGACTGATCTTGACGTCGGCGTGGGTTCTACCAACGAAACGAATCCGTTTTGGATTGagatttcacataagcattgcacaaTGATCCGCATTAGGCGAGGAGCAGCAATGATACCGCCGGCCAGGAATAAGTACCTATCCCTCTTATACTTAAGAAAAGAGAAGATAAGCTGGTGTTGAGAAATGAGAAGTGGGCTATATCCACAGGGACTTTTTAAAAGCAGCTGAAAGGAAATGCTGCTTCCTTTCTATACGCTAATTCTTGCTTTGAAGAGATGTTCCAGACAAGGCATTCTTAAGTCCCACCTCACCTATATCCAACTTGAGGTATTCCATTGTTTCTAGTATAATAAGCAGGTTTAAGCCATGGAAGACATGAGTCACTAAAGTGCTGTTAACTAGATCGCAAAAGATGTGCCAAAGAGGTTTTCCAGCACATGGAATAGCACTCGCAGGGGCATCCTGTCAGTCGCTAGGCCATGCACATTTGAAAGAATTCCCACACACAATG encodes the following:
- the LOC123107969 gene encoding putative ATP synthase protein YMF19, giving the protein MPQLDKLTYFSQFCWLCLLLFTFYILLFNNNNGILGISRILKLRNQLLSHRGGEIRSKDPKNLEDISRKGFSTGLSYMYSSLSEVSQWCKTVDYLGKRRKITLISDFGEISGSRGMERQILYLISKSSYNTSSSRITCWKNIMLTHVPHGQGSIIS